In Vicinamibacteria bacterium, the DNA window AACACCACCCCCGTGGCGCTCGCTGCTCTTCTCCTCTCGGGCCTCGCGCCTCCTTCGTTCGCGCAAATCCCGGGAACACCGGCCGAGCGCGTCTTCCCCAAGCCGCCCTACTCGCCCTATGCGGGACGGAACTATCCCACCCGTCCGTATTTCGGTGACACCCACCTCCACACCGGGTTCTCGATGGACGCGGGCGCGTTCGGCGCCCGCTTGAGCCCTCGCGACGCCTATCGTTTCGCGCGTGGCGAAGAGGTCACCGCCTCCACGAATCAGCCAGTGAAGCTCTCCCGTCCGCTCGACTTCCTCGTCGTCGCCGACCATTCGGACAACATGGGCTTCTTTCCCGACCTCTTTGCCGGCAAACCGGAAGTGCTGGCCAATCCGACCGGTCGCAAATGGTACGACATGATCCAGGCGGGAAAGGGCCAGGAGGCCGCGATCGAGATCATCGTCTCGTTCTCCCACGGCACATTTCCCCAGGACCTGATGTACTTCCCCGGTACCCGGGCTTACCGTGGAGCCTGGCAGGAGACCATCGCGGCCGCGGAAGAGTTCAACGACCCTGGTCGTTTCACGGCTTTCATCGGCTACGAGTGGACGTCGAACACCGGTGGAAACAACCTCCATCGGAACGTCATCTTTCGCGATAACGGCGACAAGGCCAGCCAGGTCGAACCCTTTACCGTCTATCCCCCGCACGGCAGCGACAATCCCGTCGATCTCTGGAAATGGATGGATGCCTACGAACAGAAGACCGGCGGGAGCGTTCTCGCCATCGCTCACAATGGCAACCTGAGCAACGGCGAGATGTTTCCCATCGTCGAAGCCTTCGGCAAGAGCCTCGATCGCGAGTATGCCGAGACGCGGGCGAAGTGGGAAAGGCTCTATGAGGCCACCCAGACCAAGGGCGACGGCGAGGCTCACCCTTTCCTCTCACCCAACGATGAGTTCGCCGACTTCGAGACTTGGGACAAAGGGAACCTCGACGCGAGCGTCGCGAAGAC includes these proteins:
- a CDS encoding DUF3604 domain-containing protein, whose protein sequence is MIFRNTTPVALAALLLSGLAPPSFAQIPGTPAERVFPKPPYSPYAGRNYPTRPYFGDTHLHTGFSMDAGAFGARLSPRDAYRFARGEEVTASTNQPVKLSRPLDFLVVADHSDNMGFFPDLFAGKPEVLANPTGRKWYDMIQAGKGQEAAIEIIVSFSHGTFPQDLMYFPGTRAYRGAWQETIAAAEEFNDPGRFTAFIGYEWTSNTGGNNLHRNVIFRDNGDKASQVEPFTVYPPHGSDNPVDLWKWMDAYEQKTGGSVLAIAHNGNLSNGEMFPIVEAFGKSLDREYAETRAKWERLYEATQTKGDGEAHPFLSPNDEFADFETWDKGNLDASVAKTREMLEFEYARSALKNGLKLERDLGANPYKFGMIGSSDAHT